Proteins encoded within one genomic window of Rhizobium acidisoli:
- a CDS encoding substrate-binding domain-containing protein produces MTKSKRAVGLFAGVAMAALSLAAAAQAGEKKTVAYLAPSLDISYWQWVGYGVKEKAKELGMDYVEFTSENSPAKQMDNARTAVTKGVDAIVIGPVSSTSTPPLLAYLKSQNIPIAFAGIGPQPGQTDYTSSVTANNYQTGKAQGEFVCKLAKERGGNQVGMLSLPQDRENAQKYLKGAEEAFKSSGCDLAQMLETRGLTVNEAVTQANDMLTAHPDIKAIYGMYDEAGTGAAKVLQTRGLTGKVGIAVADGSPTTISLLKSNAIQGIFFQEAVGQGIDGTQQVFNAISGAPVKKDLALVMPLVTADKVESPEAKAVIARVFPPAN; encoded by the coding sequence GCGCAGTTGGGCTGTTTGCCGGCGTCGCAATGGCGGCCCTTTCACTTGCTGCGGCCGCCCAGGCCGGGGAGAAGAAAACGGTGGCCTACCTGGCGCCATCGCTCGACATCTCCTACTGGCAGTGGGTCGGCTACGGCGTCAAGGAAAAGGCCAAGGAACTCGGCATGGACTACGTCGAGTTCACTTCGGAAAACTCGCCCGCAAAGCAGATGGATAACGCGCGTACCGCCGTGACCAAGGGCGTCGACGCCATCGTAATCGGCCCCGTCAGCTCGACGAGCACACCACCGCTCCTCGCATATCTGAAATCGCAGAACATCCCGATCGCATTCGCCGGCATCGGCCCGCAGCCCGGCCAGACCGACTACACGTCGTCGGTTACGGCAAACAATTACCAGACCGGCAAGGCGCAGGGTGAGTTCGTCTGCAAGCTTGCCAAGGAGCGCGGTGGCAACCAGGTCGGCATGCTCTCGTTGCCGCAAGACCGCGAGAACGCCCAGAAATATCTGAAGGGTGCCGAAGAGGCGTTCAAGTCGAGCGGCTGCGATCTGGCGCAGATGCTGGAGACCAGGGGGCTTACCGTCAACGAGGCGGTCACACAGGCCAATGACATGCTGACGGCCCATCCTGATATCAAGGCCATTTACGGCATGTATGATGAGGCAGGCACCGGCGCTGCTAAGGTGCTGCAGACCCGCGGTCTTACCGGCAAAGTCGGGATTGCAGTTGCCGACGGCAGCCCGACGACGATCTCGCTGCTGAAGTCGAACGCGATCCAGGGCATCTTCTTCCAGGAAGCCGTTGGACAGGGAATCGATGGGACGCAGCAGGTCTTCAACGCGATCTCCGGTGCCCCGGTGAAGAAGGATCTCGCTCTCGTCATGCCGCTCGTGACCGCCGACAAGGTCGAAAGCCCTGAAGCGAAGGCCGTCATCGCGCGCGTCTTCCCGCCGGCCAACTAA
- a CDS encoding amidohydrolase family protein — MDDLPIIDPHFHLWDLDNNYYPWLSDGVKPSAFGDYTAINKTYLIGDFLADARNQNLVKAVHLDVGYDPKDPAGETRWLQGMADKHGFPHGIVGYADLRKPDVGDLLDEHMSYANFRGIRQSMNFHDDLAKTYLTAPGVSRTTEWRRGFKELARRELSFDLQVYYWQMEEFLDLARDFPDVQIILNHTGMQVDGPSHFEGWRNGMRVLARAPNVACKISGLGMGDWTWTVESIRPYIEEAIAAFGIERCMFASNFPVDKLFGSYDKIMDGFKSITASYSPDERLALFHDNAARFYRL; from the coding sequence ATGGACGACCTACCGATCATCGATCCGCATTTTCATCTTTGGGACCTCGACAATAACTACTATCCCTGGCTGTCGGATGGCGTGAAACCGTCTGCCTTCGGCGACTATACCGCGATCAACAAGACTTACCTCATCGGCGACTTTCTGGCGGACGCCAGGAATCAGAACCTGGTGAAGGCAGTGCATCTCGACGTCGGATACGACCCGAAGGATCCGGCCGGCGAGACGCGATGGCTGCAGGGCATGGCCGACAAGCACGGGTTCCCCCACGGCATCGTCGGATATGCAGACCTCCGCAAGCCCGACGTCGGCGACCTCCTCGACGAACACATGTCCTACGCGAATTTCCGCGGGATCCGGCAATCGATGAACTTCCACGACGATCTCGCCAAGACCTACCTGACGGCACCCGGAGTGAGCCGGACAACGGAATGGCGGCGAGGCTTCAAGGAGCTCGCTCGCAGGGAGCTCAGCTTCGACCTCCAGGTCTACTACTGGCAGATGGAAGAATTTCTCGATCTGGCCCGCGACTTTCCCGATGTGCAGATCATACTGAACCATACGGGCATGCAGGTTGACGGCCCGAGCCATTTCGAGGGATGGCGAAACGGAATGCGCGTGCTCGCGCGGGCGCCCAACGTTGCATGCAAAATTTCCGGCCTTGGCATGGGAGACTGGACCTGGACCGTCGAAAGCATCAGGCCGTATATCGAGGAGGCGATTGCAGCATTCGGCATCGAGAGGTGCATGTTCGCTTCGAACTTCCCGGTCGACAAGCTGTTCGGCAGCTACGACAAGATCATGGACGGTTTCAAATCCATCACCGCCAGCTATTCTCCAGACGAGCGCCTCGCACTGTTTCACGACAACGCTGCGCGCTTCTATCGGTTATAG
- a CDS encoding type II toxin-antitoxin system HicB family antitoxin: MNIMTYNGYHARIEFDAEDDVFFGRIAGISDVIGFHGDSVAELKKAFHEAVDDYLETCRKIGKEPQRPYSGKMMFRVAPEVHRRAALAAELSGKSLNQWAEEVLEEAADHYAEARLPA, from the coding sequence ATGAACATCATGACCTACAACGGATATCACGCTCGCATCGAATTCGACGCTGAGGACGATGTGTTTTTCGGCAGGATTGCAGGTATCTCCGATGTAATCGGCTTTCACGGTGACAGTGTCGCTGAACTCAAGAAAGCCTTCCATGAGGCAGTCGATGACTACCTGGAGACCTGCAGGAAAATCGGCAAAGAGCCCCAGCGACCCTATTCTGGGAAGATGATGTTTCGTGTCGCTCCCGAAGTCCATCGCCGAGCAGCTCTTGCTGCTGAGCTTTCGGGAAAGAGTCTGAACCAGTGGGCAGAAGAGGTGCTGGAAGAGGCCGCCGACCATTATGCCGAGGCGCGCTTGCCGGCGTAG
- a CDS encoding type II toxin-antitoxin system HicA family toxin, which translates to MNSKQRKTLAAVFTDPVSGTIEWAAIENLLVAAGADLIEGNGSRVKFEKDGIIASFHRPHPAKEAKRYQVRDAREFLMQIGVTP; encoded by the coding sequence ATGAACAGCAAGCAGAGAAAGACTCTCGCGGCGGTCTTCACGGACCCGGTCTCGGGAACCATTGAATGGGCCGCTATAGAGAATCTGCTTGTGGCTGCCGGAGCCGACCTCATTGAGGGGAACGGTTCCCGCGTTAAGTTTGAAAAAGACGGGATCATTGCGAGCTTCCATAGACCACATCCGGCCAAGGAAGCAAAGCGTTATCAGGTGCGCGATGCTCGCGAGTTCCTGATGCAGATTGGAGTAACGCCATGA
- a CDS encoding MBL fold metallo-hydrolase: protein MTCFICVTCGTQFSESSEPPAACPICQDDRQFVPKAGQEWTDSAELSQTHSVIWNEEARGIHSLQISPHFGIGQRAFFIEGPGGNILWDCLSLIDEASKDRISAMGGLSVIAISHPHFYSSMIEWSEAYGDVPIHIHADDGGWLQRSGAALTCWTGETLQLDRATMVRCGGHFAGSSVLHCPWLEGGRGALFVGDTMQVTMDRNWVSFMRSYPNLIPLDARTVKGISDAVLPYRFEAIYGAFPGRTIESNGTRAVERSVERYLTAIEGRAP from the coding sequence ATGACGTGTTTTATCTGCGTGACATGCGGCACCCAGTTCAGCGAGAGCTCCGAACCGCCGGCCGCCTGCCCGATCTGCCAAGACGATCGCCAATTCGTGCCGAAAGCAGGCCAAGAGTGGACGGACAGTGCGGAATTGAGCCAGACGCACAGCGTCATCTGGAACGAGGAAGCGCGCGGCATTCACAGCCTGCAGATCTCTCCTCACTTCGGAATTGGTCAGCGTGCCTTTTTCATCGAAGGACCAGGTGGCAATATCCTGTGGGACTGTCTCAGCCTCATCGACGAAGCTAGCAAAGACCGGATTTCTGCCATGGGTGGGTTGAGCGTAATTGCAATCTCCCACCCCCATTTCTATTCATCGATGATCGAATGGAGCGAGGCCTACGGAGACGTGCCGATCCATATCCACGCCGATGACGGCGGATGGCTGCAACGATCTGGCGCGGCCCTAACGTGTTGGACCGGCGAGACGCTGCAGCTGGACCGGGCGACCATGGTCCGGTGTGGCGGCCATTTCGCGGGCAGCTCTGTGCTTCATTGCCCCTGGCTTGAAGGCGGACGCGGCGCACTCTTCGTCGGCGACACCATGCAGGTGACCATGGATCGCAACTGGGTCAGCTTCATGCGCAGCTACCCGAACCTCATCCCGCTCGACGCCCGAACAGTGAAAGGGATTTCGGACGCGGTGCTGCCATATCGTTTTGAAGCAATTTATGGTGCGTTCCCGGGCAGGACAATTGAAAGCAACGGCACCCGTGCCGTGGAGCGGTCTGTAGAGCGATATTTGACAGCCATTGAAGGCCGAGCGCCTTGA
- a CDS encoding SOS response-associated peptidase: MCNDYRLMVDAASIAKDFADLKIKIRFGEGIPNLQAREDIKITDPGPIVRTIDGANDEAELVQRRWSWPGPNKRPVYNFRSEGREFASNRCLIIADGFYEFTDPKDPKKKRKDKWLFTKKDEPIFCIAGIWRETPEVGQAFTMLTMEPGPDIAPYHDRQIVILERDAWADWLDPTVSAKSLIRPLTAGTLAVEQVG; this comes from the coding sequence ATGTGCAATGATTACCGGCTTATGGTGGATGCTGCTTCGATCGCGAAGGACTTCGCCGACCTGAAGATCAAGATCCGCTTTGGTGAAGGCATACCCAACCTCCAAGCGCGGGAGGATATCAAGATCACCGATCCCGGTCCCATCGTCAGGACGATCGATGGAGCCAACGATGAGGCCGAGCTCGTGCAGCGGCGCTGGAGCTGGCCCGGACCCAATAAGCGGCCGGTGTATAATTTCCGGTCGGAGGGTCGGGAGTTCGCCTCCAATCGCTGTCTCATCATTGCCGACGGCTTCTACGAGTTCACAGACCCAAAGGACCCGAAAAAGAAGCGCAAGGACAAGTGGCTATTCACGAAGAAGGACGAGCCGATCTTCTGCATCGCCGGCATCTGGCGCGAGACACCCGAGGTAGGCCAAGCCTTCACGATGCTGACGATGGAACCGGGGCCGGACATTGCGCCGTACCACGACCGTCAGATCGTCATCCTCGAGCGCGACGCATGGGCCGACTGGCTAGATCCGACCGTTTCGGCAAAGTCGTTGATCAGGCCGCTTACCGCGGGCACCCTCGCTGTGGAACAGGTTGGGTAA
- a CDS encoding SOS response-associated peptidase family protein has translation MMSAKVFQSDAPLDERRVIIRRHDGDVEMVELPWGLRPRDGGPRAVNVVRSEGRTFPNHRCLVPASEFRHESFSFSLANGDWFYFAGIWRPAVDDWPEAYAIMTIEANADIAPFHDRQMAVLTRDQRMAWLDGLVPEDEILRPLPSGTFRIKRHAGASAQPMLAV, from the coding sequence ATGATGAGCGCGAAGGTTTTCCAGTCCGACGCGCCGCTCGACGAGCGCCGCGTCATCATAAGACGCCATGACGGCGATGTGGAGATGGTGGAGCTGCCATGGGGGCTTCGTCCCCGCGACGGCGGCCCGCGCGCCGTCAACGTCGTCCGATCGGAAGGACGGACCTTCCCGAACCACCGCTGTCTCGTCCCTGCCTCGGAGTTTCGTCATGAGAGCTTCAGCTTCTCGCTCGCCAATGGCGACTGGTTCTATTTCGCAGGGATCTGGCGGCCGGCGGTCGACGATTGGCCGGAAGCCTATGCCATCATGACCATCGAGGCGAATGCCGATATCGCGCCATTCCACGACCGCCAGATGGCGGTGCTGACGAGGGACCAACGCATGGCCTGGCTTGACGGTCTCGTCCCCGAAGACGAAATCCTGCGGCCGCTGCCGAGCGGGACCTTCCGGATCAAGCGCCACGCGGGCGCATCTGCCCAGCCGATGCTGGCGGTCTAA
- the dinB gene encoding DNA polymerase IV, with translation MTNDEGHERPRKIVHVDMDAFYASVEQRDNPELRGKPIAVGGSAARGVVAAASYEARAYGVHSAMPSVTAKRKCPELIFVPPRFEVYKAVSQQIRDIFTEYTPLIEPLSLDEAYLDVTHNLKGMEIATEIAMEIRARIKQVTGLNASAGISYNKFLAKMASDLNKPNGQAVITPKNGPSFVEALPVKKFHGVGPATAEKMHRLGIDTGADLKQKTLEFLVEHFGKSGPYFYGIARGIDERQVKPNRVRKSVGAEDTFSQDLHAYDPAREGLQPLIKKVWGYCEANGIGAKTVTLKVKYADFNQITRSKTVAAPLAAITDLEEIVSLLLAPIFPPRKGIRLLGVTLSSLERRAASTEPQLRLAL, from the coding sequence ATGACAAACGATGAAGGTCACGAGCGGCCGCGCAAGATCGTTCATGTCGACATGGATGCCTTTTACGCCTCGGTCGAACAGCGCGATAACCCGGAATTGCGCGGCAAGCCGATTGCCGTCGGTGGATCGGCCGCCCGCGGCGTGGTGGCGGCGGCGAGCTACGAGGCCCGTGCCTATGGTGTCCACTCGGCGATGCCGTCAGTGACCGCCAAGCGCAAATGTCCGGAGCTGATTTTCGTGCCGCCGCGCTTCGAAGTCTACAAGGCGGTGTCGCAGCAGATCCGCGACATCTTCACCGAATACACGCCGCTGATCGAACCACTCTCGCTCGACGAAGCCTATCTCGATGTCACGCACAATCTCAAGGGCATGGAGATCGCTACCGAGATCGCGATGGAGATCCGCGCCAGGATCAAGCAGGTCACCGGCCTCAACGCCTCGGCCGGGATTTCCTACAACAAGTTCCTCGCCAAGATGGCGAGCGACCTGAACAAGCCGAACGGCCAGGCCGTCATCACGCCGAAGAACGGGCCGTCCTTCGTCGAAGCGCTTCCCGTCAAGAAATTCCACGGCGTCGGCCCCGCCACGGCCGAAAAGATGCACCGGCTCGGGATCGATACCGGCGCCGACCTCAAGCAGAAGACGCTCGAGTTCCTGGTCGAGCATTTCGGGAAGTCCGGTCCGTATTTTTACGGCATCGCCCGCGGTATCGACGAACGCCAGGTAAAGCCGAACCGGGTGCGCAAATCCGTCGGCGCCGAAGATACGTTCTCCCAGGACCTCCATGCCTACGACCCGGCCCGCGAGGGGCTTCAGCCGCTGATCAAAAAGGTGTGGGGTTATTGCGAGGCCAATGGGATTGGCGCCAAGACGGTGACGCTCAAGGTCAAATATGCCGACTTCAACCAGATTACCCGCAGCAAGACGGTAGCGGCACCTCTGGCGGCGATCACCGACCTGGAGGAGATCGTCAGCTTGCTGCTGGCGCCGATCTTTCCGCCCCGAAAGGGCATTCGTCTGCTCGGCGTCACCCTGTCCTCGCTGGAACGGCGCGCCGCTTCAACGGAGCCGCAGTTGCGGTTGGCGCTTTAG
- a CDS encoding ImuA family protein: MTTAVATSNAVLDELREKIASLEGTGLRHRSFLPFGLSEIDAQLPGGGLAYGALHEVAGGGNGAIDGAAAALFIGGIAARTTGKVVWCLTRFDLFFPALAQIGLHPDRVIFVECDKEETVLASFEEALRYGGLGAVVAELVRLPMTASRRLQLAAEKSGTLGLVIRRWRRQTEASDFGMPTAAVTRWRISVLPSEPLPVPGVGRARWLAELMRVRAGEGGEFIIGACDGQGRICLSSDTADRPDQTRRSFALP; the protein is encoded by the coding sequence ATGACCACAGCCGTCGCCACTTCGAATGCCGTTCTCGACGAGTTGCGCGAGAAAATAGCCAGCCTGGAAGGGACCGGCCTGCGCCATCGCAGTTTCCTGCCGTTCGGCCTTAGCGAGATCGATGCGCAGCTTCCGGGAGGCGGCCTGGCCTATGGCGCGTTGCATGAAGTCGCCGGCGGCGGAAACGGCGCGATCGACGGGGCGGCCGCGGCACTCTTCATCGGCGGCATTGCGGCGCGCACCACCGGCAAGGTGGTCTGGTGCCTAACGCGCTTCGATCTCTTCTTTCCGGCACTTGCCCAGATCGGGCTTCATCCCGACCGCGTCATCTTCGTCGAATGCGACAAGGAAGAGACGGTGCTGGCGAGCTTCGAAGAGGCGTTGCGCTATGGCGGCCTCGGCGCCGTCGTCGCCGAACTGGTGCGCCTGCCGATGACGGCATCGCGCCGTCTGCAGCTTGCGGCGGAAAAGTCCGGCACATTGGGCTTGGTGATCCGCCGATGGCGGCGCCAGACGGAAGCCTCCGATTTCGGTATGCCGACGGCAGCTGTAACCCGCTGGCGGATCTCGGTGCTGCCATCCGAGCCGCTTCCCGTACCGGGTGTCGGCCGCGCGCGCTGGCTCGCAGAACTCATGCGGGTGAGGGCAGGCGAGGGAGGAGAGTTCATTATCGGAGCATGTGATGGCCAGGGTCGTATCTGTCTTTCTTCCGACACTGCCGACCGACCGGATCAGACGCGCCGATCCTTCGCTCTCCCCTAA
- a CDS encoding Y-family DNA polymerase — protein sequence MARVVSVFLPTLPTDRIRRADPSLSPNTPLVVIARSGSKRWVAAADRAALKLGLRVGMPAAKAQALVQGLTMIDADPVADLATLERLTLWALSQYSPVVTMDPPDGIVMDTAGADHLQGGEDLMLSGLVNRFRGRGLAARAAVADSWGAAHALARSTNRETIIISRGETAKAVNRLPLSSLRLPVEIVASLRTLGFATVGDLAATPRAPLTLRFGPEIGRRLDQMFGRIAEPIDPIRPADLVEVQKSFAEPIGAPETIEKYVSRLVRQLCLELEKRGLGVRRADLIVHRVDNTLQSLRAGTAKPVRDIAWLTKLFRDRIEKIEPGFGIDKLSLTAIIAEPLVDVQSASSLMEEQVTDVTPLIDVLGNRGGQRIFRVAPVASDVPERSVQRIAPTADEIGATWPLHWPRPSRLLPHPEAIEVIALLPDHPPVSFTWRGKRRRVKRADGPERIFGEWWQRSSEWVAVRDYFVVEDDAGERFWIFRSGDGVDTETGSHAWFLHGVFA from the coding sequence ATGGCCAGGGTCGTATCTGTCTTTCTTCCGACACTGCCGACCGACCGGATCAGACGCGCCGATCCTTCGCTCTCCCCTAACACGCCGCTCGTGGTGATCGCCAGGAGCGGCTCGAAGCGATGGGTGGCGGCGGCCGACCGGGCAGCCCTCAAACTCGGGCTGCGCGTCGGCATGCCGGCCGCCAAGGCGCAGGCGCTGGTCCAGGGGCTGACGATGATTGATGCCGACCCAGTAGCCGACCTCGCAACACTCGAACGGCTGACGTTATGGGCCTTGTCGCAATATTCTCCCGTGGTCACCATGGATCCTCCGGACGGCATTGTGATGGATACCGCAGGCGCCGATCATCTGCAGGGTGGCGAAGACCTGATGCTCTCTGGTCTCGTCAACCGTTTCCGCGGCCGCGGTCTTGCAGCGCGAGCGGCGGTCGCCGACAGCTGGGGCGCCGCGCATGCGCTCGCCCGCTCCACGAATCGCGAGACGATTATCATCTCACGCGGCGAGACCGCCAAGGCTGTGAACCGGCTGCCGCTGTCCTCGCTGCGCCTGCCGGTCGAAATCGTCGCAAGTCTCCGCACCCTCGGCTTCGCCACCGTCGGTGATCTTGCCGCTACGCCGCGCGCGCCGCTGACGCTGCGTTTCGGTCCGGAGATCGGGCGGCGCCTCGACCAGATGTTCGGCCGCATCGCCGAGCCGATCGATCCGATCCGGCCGGCCGACCTCGTCGAGGTGCAAAAATCCTTTGCTGAACCGATCGGCGCACCGGAGACCATCGAGAAATATGTGAGCCGCCTGGTGCGGCAGCTCTGTCTGGAGCTCGAGAAGCGGGGACTTGGGGTGCGGCGCGCCGACCTGATCGTCCACCGCGTCGACAACACGCTTCAGTCGCTTCGGGCCGGCACAGCCAAACCGGTCCGTGACATTGCCTGGCTGACCAAACTCTTCCGTGATCGGATCGAGAAGATCGAGCCTGGCTTCGGTATCGACAAGCTGAGCCTGACCGCTATCATTGCCGAACCGCTCGTTGACGTGCAGTCGGCCTCCTCGTTGATGGAAGAACAGGTCACCGATGTGACGCCGCTCATCGATGTGCTCGGCAATCGCGGAGGCCAGCGGATTTTTCGCGTGGCGCCAGTGGCAAGCGACGTCCCGGAACGCAGCGTCCAGCGCATTGCGCCTACCGCAGACGAGATCGGCGCTACCTGGCCGCTCCATTGGCCGCGGCCTTCCAGGCTTTTGCCGCATCCGGAGGCGATCGAGGTGATTGCGCTTCTGCCCGATCATCCGCCGGTCTCCTTTACCTGGCGCGGCAAGCGGCGTCGGGTGAAGCGTGCCGACGGCCCGGAGCGTATCTTCGGTGAGTGGTGGCAACGCAGCTCCGAATGGGTCGCCGTGCGTGACTACTTCGTCGTCGAGGACGATGCGGGCGAGCGCTTCTGGATTTTCCGCTCCGGCGACGGCGTCGATACGGAAACCGGATCGCACGCATGGTTCCTGCATGGAGTCTTTGCCTGA